A genomic stretch from Styela clava chromosome 5, kaStyClav1.hap1.2, whole genome shotgun sequence includes:
- the LOC144423069 gene encoding uncharacterized protein LOC144423069, with product MLIILLSLFVALFIGHGSCQASLCDGTGRYTCSDGVCISRARLCNGVADCLRGEDESNCAASTCQRNDTWWFTNGYICKQGCGSTRECKGRLKQCVCDDECGMSCINPKSICKDEPPTVEHAVYRNIRRTILTANGFKKLSI from the exons atgttaataatattattaagtCTATTTGTCGCTCTGTTTATTGGGCACG GGTCATGCCAGGCATCATTGTGCGACGGTACAGGAAGATATACGTGTTCGGACGGAGTTTGCATATCAAGAGCTAGACTTTGCAATGGAGTAGCAGACTGCCTTCGGGGGGAAGATGAATCGAATTGTG CAGCGTCCACCTGCCAAAGAAATGATACTTGGTGGTTTACAAATGGATACATCTGCAAGCAAGGTTGTGGATCGACTCGAGAATGCAAAGGTCGACTGAAGCAATGTGTATGCGATGATGAGTGTGGAATGAGTTGCATCAATCCGA AATCAATATGTAAAGATGAACCACCAACTGTTGAACACGCTGTTTACCGGAATATCAGGCGAACCATTTTAACTGCAAACGGTTTCAAGAAATTGTCAATCTAG
- the LOC120344863 gene encoding complement factor B-like, whose protein sequence is MLTILFSLLFVVLLFEHGSCQASLCDGPGRYTCSDGVCISRARLCNGVADCRSGEDESNCYYGSTCEKNYRWWFANGYICKQGCGSTRQCKGQLKQCVCDDECGKSCINPKSICKDEPPTVEHAVYRNIRRTVFDRNGFKRLEIVDRVRPPYYLWDMITYTCEPGRRLVGPLPRCSGHRRWSNELPECVEITCQGPIPDVIYSTHYRFLRPYKGKMLPVSIWKIPNMNDVAHMNDVVEYTCEEGFLLTGKPPKCLNNEKWSTHTTQCIALRNRRRNFGPPISADAIDGKEIYLMFEISESVLRRPKDFKNGIEFAKRLVQRMKGFKRTLQFGIMVFASEYLTILDISESSTSPKSIKQILLILDQIYVGVLSRHHYVEITGSGTATANALLQLENVIERMNIQPKNANNKRQCFIFTDGEHTDGIDPIIMRKRIEAQFSPNIEFYSITACRHCQEGANLKELVGLSSKDGENYIYIEDFYQIQSYLDRITDLKFDFAKCGQAGDVGSIKQQTRLRRSIGGEDAAENAWPWQVLITRKARTPEMTLGTNHLRGGGSILNKKWILTAAHIFDTKSMYNGWLEQFVVSVGIFTRPTFRNEKVTSTIKMYSIGDYIPHEQYSNEEGNNFEHDIALIKLGPEFDSNMQAIGADQLTFGYYIRPVCLPCTGTCLTAEQLVDDNGISLIKEGMSESEKCRIEEKQLLGNDAKVVLTGFGHMNISHTFNPSRNLRQALLQIERRQTCERVTEKIRRTESLDTLIFSDNMFCCKSGDPNKMINACAGDTGNPVVREVKNVEAEGSCWVQVGIVSFGFTCGSDFPGYYTNVARYVPWIQSKTEA, encoded by the exons ATGTTAACAATATTATTTAGCCTACTTTTTGTCGTTCTCCTTTTTGAGCACG GGTCATGCCAAGCATCATTGTGCGACGGTCCAGGAAGATATACATGCTCGGACGGAGTTTGCATATCAAGAGCTAGACTTTGCAATGGAGTAGCAGACTGCCGCAGCGGAGAAGATGAATCGAATTGTTACTATg gGTCCACGTgcgaaaaaaattatcgttggTGGTTTGCAAACGGATATATATGCAAGCAAGGTTGTGGATCGACTCGACAATGCAAAGGTCAATTGAAGCAATGTGTATGCGATGATGAGTGTGGAAAGAGTTGCATCAATCCTA AATCAATATGTAAAGATGAACCACCAACCGTTGAACACGCTGTTTACCGGAATATCAGACGAACAGTTTTTGACAGGAACGGATTTAAGCGTTTGGAGATTGTTGATCGAGTAAGGCCTCCTTACTACTTGTGGGACATGATAACCTACACATGCGAACCTGGACGACGTTTGGTTGGCCCTCTACCGAGATGCAGTGGGCATCGCCGTTGGAGCAATGAGCTTCCGGAGTGCGTAG aaattACATGTCAGGGTCCCATCCCAGATGTAATTTATTCAACACACTATCGATTTTTGAGACCGTACAAAGGAAAAATGTTGCCAGTTTCAATTTGGAAGATTCCGAATATGAATGACGTGGCGCATATGAATGACGTGGTTGAATACACATGCGAAGAAGGATTCTTGCTCACGGGCAAACCTCCAAAATGTCTCAATAATGAAAAGTGGTCAACTCACACCACACAATGTATTG ctctTCGAAATCGACGTCGTAATTTTGGCCCGCCCATCAGCGCAGATGCAATTGATGGGAAAGAGATTTATCTCATGTTCGAGATCTCAGAAAGCGTTTTGAGACGACCAAAAGATTTCAAAAACGGAATAGAATTTGCAAAGCGACTTGTTCAACGG ATGAAAGGATTTAAGAGGACTTTACAGTTCGGAATAATGGTTTTTGCATCGGAATATCTTACGATCCTGGATATTTCTGAAAGTTCGACTAGTCCGAAAAGTATAAAGCAGATATTATTAATTTTGGACCAAATCTACGTGGGAG TCCTCAGCAGACATCATTACGTGGAAATAACAGGATCTGGAACAGCAACTGCAAATGCCTTGTTACAACTTGAAAATGTGATTGAACGAATGAATATTCAACCgaaaaatgcaaataataaaAGACAATGCTTCATTTTCACTGATg GAGAACATACTGACGGAATTGATCCCATAATAATGAGAAAACGAATAGAAGCTCAATTCAGTCCGAATATTGAG TTTTACAGCATAACAGCTTGTAGGCATTGTCAAGAAGGTGCCAATCTAAAAGAATTGGTTGGACTCTCATCGAAAGATGGAGAAAACTACATTTATATAGaagatttttatcaaattcagaGTTACCTCGATAGAATTACCGATTTAAAATTTG ATTTTGCGAAATGTGGCCAAGCTGGTGATGTCGGAAGCATAAAACAACAAACCAGATTACGTAGATCAATAGGTGGAGAAGACGCAGCTGAAAATGCTTGGCCCTGGCAAGTTTTAATTACAAGAAAAGCACGAACACCAGAGATG ACTTTAGGGACGAATCATCTGAGAGGAGGAGgttcaattttgaataaaaaatggatATTAACGGCAGCTCATATATTTGATACTAAATCGATGTACAATGGGTGGTTGGAGCAATTTGTGGTGTCTGTGG GGATATTCACTCGACCTACCTTTCGCAATGAAAAAGTCACATCTACCATCAAAATGTATTCAATCGGAGACTACATTCCACACGAACAATATTCAAATGAAGAGGGTAATAATTTCGAACACGACATTGCTTTG ATAAAACTTGGGCCTGAGTTTGATTCAAACATGCAAGCCATTGGGGCTGACCAACTAACATTTGGATACTACATTCGTCCCGTATGTCTGCCTTGCACTGGGACTTGCTTGACAGCAGAGCAATTGGTGGATGATAATGGAATATCATTGATAAAAGAAGGAATGAGCGAATCAGAGAAATGTCGGATAGAAG AGAAACAACTCCTTGGCAATGACGCAAAAGTTGTCTTAACCGGATTCGGACATATGAATATCAGTCATACGTTTAACCCATCCAGAAATCTTCGACAAGCTTTACTTCAAATCGAAAGACGACAAAC CTGTGAACGAGTGACAGAGAAAATTAGACGTACAGAAAGCTTGGATACTCTCATATTTTCAGACAATATGTTTTGTTGCAAATCTGGAGATCCAAATAAAATGATTAATGCTTGTGCAGGAGATACCGGGAACCCAGTAGTGAGAGAg GTGAAAAATGTTGAGGCTGAAGGTTCATGCTGGGTTCAAGTAGGAATAGTAAGCTTTGGATTTACATGTGGCTCGGACTTTCCGGGATATTACACAAATGTTGCAAGATACGTTCCTTGGATTCAATCAAAAACTGAAGCATAA
- the LOC144422999 gene encoding uncharacterized protein LOC144422999: MITYTCERGRRLVGPLPLFLLEITCPGPIPDVSHSAYHQIVRPYGGRKSPVSNWPFPLVNDVVEYTCEEGFLLTGEPPKCQDNTKWSTHTTQCIEPRYPHTDFGRSISANATEGQEIYFLFDVSASVIKQPKDIKYEIEFAKRLVKRMEGFKGSIHIGIFVFASECVMILNIFESTISPKSAEQILLTLDKVYVNAADRGFRRAIRSGTATANALFQLENMIELMNNKPGNANNKRHCFIFTDACRHCQEGASLNELVGLSSKGGENYIYIEDFYQIQSYLDRITDLKLDFEKYGQSGDVGSIKQRARSRRSTGGEDAAENAWPWQALITVKSATPERVKHK, from the exons ATGATAACTTACACATGCGAACGTGGACGACGTTTGGTAGGTCCTTTGCCGTTATTTCTATTAGAAATTACATGTCCGGGTCCTATCCCAGATGTAAGTCATTCAGCATACCATCAAATTGTGAGACCGTATGGAGGAAGAAAGTCGCCAGTTTCTAATTGGCCATTCCCTCTTGTGAATGACGTGGTTGAATACACATGCGAAGAAGGATTTTTGCTCACGGGCGAACCTCCGAAATGTCAGGATAATACCAAGTGGTCAACTCATACCACACAATGTATTG AACCTCGGTATCCTCATACGGATTTTGGGCGATCCATCAGCGCAAATGCAACCGAAGGGCAAGAGATTTACTTCCTGTTCGATGTTTCAGCAAGCGTAATAAAACAACCAaaagatataaaatatgaaatagaaTTTGCAAAGCGACTTGTTAAACGG ATGGAAGGATTCAAAGGAAGTATACACAttggaatatttgtttttgcatCGGAATGTGTTATGATcctgaatatttttgaaagtacGATTAGTCCGAAGAGCGCGGAACAGATATTATTAACTTTAGACAAAGTCTACGTAAATG caGCTGACAGAGGATTTAGAAGGGCAATAAGATCCGGAACAGCAACTGCCAATGCCTTGTTTCAACttgaaaatatgattgaattGATGAACAATAAACCAGGAAATGCAAATAATAAAAGACATTGCTTTATTTTCACTGATG CCTGTAGGCATTGTCAAGAAGGTGCCAGTCTAAACGAATTGGTTGGACTCTCATCGAAAGGTGGAGAAAACTACATTTATATAGAAGATTTTTACCAAATTCAGAGTTACCTCGATAGAATTACCGATTTAAAATTAG ATTTTGAAAAATACGGCCAATCTGGTGATGTCGGAAGCATAAAACAACGAGCTAGATCACGTAGATCAACCGGTGGAGAAGATGCAGCTGAAAATGCTTGGCCCTGGCAAGCTTTAATTACCGTGAAATCAGCAACACCGGAGAGGgtaaaacacaaataa
- the LOC120344862 gene encoding serine protease 41-like, with product MLGAGSILNKKWILTAAHVLNDAWMYPGWLEQYVVSVGIFTRPTFLNENVTSTIKMYSIGDYIPHEEYSNEEGNNFEHDIALIKLGPEFNSKMEAMGADQLTFGYYICPVCLPCTGTCLTEKQLVDEDGISLIREGMSESQKCLEEEKLYLDNDAQIVLTGFGHMNSSVFPVTRRTFNPSRNLRQALLQIERQRTCEQRADEIRFNEDFGTFTFTDNMFCCKSGDSNKIIGACRGDDGGPVVREVKSVETGDACWVQVGIVSFGYRCGLNYPGYYTNVARYIPRIQSKTEA from the exons ATGTTGGGCGCAGgttcaattttgaataaaaaatggatATTAACGGCAGCTCACGTACTTAATGATGCATGGATGTACCCTGGATGGTTGGAGCAATATGTGGTGTCTGTGG gTATATTCACTCGACCTACCTTTCTCAATGAAAATGTTACATCTACCATCAAAATGTATTCAATCGGAGACTACATTCCACACGAAGAATATTCAAATGAAGAGGGTAATAATTTCGAACACGACATTGCTTTG ATAAAACTTGGGCCTGAGTTTAATTCAAAAATGGAAGCCATGGGTGCTGATCAATTGACATTTGGATACTACATTTGTCCGGTATGTCTACCTTGCACTGGGACTTGCTTGACAGAAAAGCAATTGGTGGATGAAGATGGAATATCATTAATAAGGGAAGGAATGAGCGAATCACAAAAATGTCTAGAAGAAG AAAAACTATACCTTGACAATGACGCACAAATTGTCTTAACTGGATTTGGACATATGAATAGCAGCGTATTTCCTGTAACTCGACGAACGTTCAACCCATCCAGAAATCTTCGACAAGCTTTACTTCAAATCGAAAGGCAACGAAC CTGTGAACAAAGGGCAGACGAAATAAGATTTAACGAAGACTTCGGAACTTTCACGTTTACAGACAATATGTTTTGTTGCAAATCTGGagattcaaataaaataattggtgCCTGTAGAGGAGATGACGGAGGGCCTGTAGTGAGAGAA GTGAAAAGTGTTGAGACTGGAGATGCATGTTGGGTCCAAGTAGGAATAGTAAGCTTTGGATATAGATGTGGTTTAAACTATCCGGGATATTACACAAATGTTGCAAGATACATTCCTCGGATTCAATCAAAAACTGAAGCataa